One window of the Cohnella hashimotonis genome contains the following:
- the atpB gene encoding F0F1 ATP synthase subunit A, translating into MDHLAPIVILGGVKFDLAAIIMVIVTSVVAFVLARLSVRNLSVDNPGKLQNFMEWVVEFVSNIIGMATDFKRGRVYLSLGLTLIIYIFIGNMLGLPFNFITEAHGHATFLGMDLFMNGEEEAHFAWWKSPTADAAMTMGLALTVIVISHIQGFRHNRKHYLKHYFEPWPFFFPINLIETVAKPLTLGLRLFGNIYAGEVMIGVILGMGWVGIPALLVWQGFSIFVGAIQAFVFTMLTMVYIGQASIHEEDH; encoded by the coding sequence ATGGATCACTTAGCGCCAATCGTCATTCTCGGCGGTGTGAAGTTCGACCTTGCGGCTATCATAATGGTCATCGTGACCAGCGTCGTCGCATTTGTACTCGCGCGCCTGTCCGTACGCAACCTGTCCGTGGACAATCCCGGCAAGCTGCAGAACTTCATGGAATGGGTCGTCGAGTTCGTCAGCAACATCATCGGGATGGCGACAGACTTCAAGCGGGGTCGCGTCTACCTGAGCCTCGGTCTTACGCTGATCATCTACATTTTCATCGGCAACATGCTCGGCCTTCCGTTCAACTTCATTACCGAAGCGCACGGTCACGCGACGTTCCTCGGAATGGATCTGTTCATGAACGGCGAGGAGGAAGCCCACTTCGCATGGTGGAAGTCTCCTACGGCAGACGCCGCTATGACAATGGGTCTCGCCCTCACTGTGATCGTAATCTCGCACATTCAGGGATTCCGCCACAACCGCAAGCATTATCTCAAGCATTACTTCGAGCCGTGGCCGTTCTTCTTTCCGATCAACCTGATCGAGACGGTGGCCAAGCCGCTGACGCTGGGTCTCCGGCTGTTCGGCAACATCTACGCCGGCGAAGTCATGATCGGCGTTATCCTTGGCATGGGCTGGGTCGGGATTCCGGCGCTGCTCGTCTGGCAGGGCTTCAGTATATTCGTAGGCGCCATCCAAGCGTTCGTATTTACGATGCTGACCATGGTTTACATCGGTCAGGCTAGCATTCACGAAGAAGATCATTAA
- the atpE gene encoding F0F1 ATP synthase subunit C: MEIYALLAAAIVFGLGALGAGIGNGLIFSKTVEGISRQPELRGALQTTAFIGVGLVEALPIISLVLAFIFMAK; encoded by the coding sequence ATGGAAATTTATGCTCTGTTAGCAGCTGCAATCGTGTTCGGCCTTGGCGCGCTCGGCGCCGGTATCGGTAACGGTCTGATCTTCTCCAAGACGGTCGAGGGCATCTCCCGCCAGCCTGAGCTGCGCGGCGCCCTGCAAACGACGGCTTTCATCGGCGTAGGTCTGGTAGAAGCACTGCCGATCATCTCCCTCGTCCTCGCGTTCATCTTCATGGCGAAGTAA
- the atpF gene encoding F0F1 ATP synthase subunit B has product MTITWTNFFVQVIAFGILYLLLSKYAFGPLFGIMEKRRQLVKEQIDTAERNRSESERFLEEQKQSLQQARKEAYDIIEQAKSTGSKQADDIISAARGESSRLKEEAVRDIEAEKNKAIASLKSEVGGLSVQIASKILEKQVDAGAQGELVDQYLKDVGKKS; this is encoded by the coding sequence TTGACCATCACATGGACCAACTTTTTTGTTCAAGTCATCGCATTCGGCATCCTGTATCTGCTGTTGTCGAAGTACGCCTTCGGTCCGCTGTTCGGCATTATGGAAAAGCGCCGTCAGCTTGTCAAAGAGCAGATCGACACGGCCGAGCGCAACCGCTCCGAGAGCGAACGTTTCCTCGAAGAGCAGAAGCAATCGCTGCAGCAAGCACGCAAGGAAGCCTATGATATTATCGAGCAAGCGAAGTCGACCGGCTCCAAGCAAGCCGACGACATCATCTCCGCGGCGCGCGGCGAATCGAGCCGCCTGAAGGAAGAAGCGGTACGCGACATCGAAGCCGAGAAGAACAAGGCGATCGCTTCGCTCAAATCCGAAGTCGGCGGCCTGTCCGTTCAGATCGCCAGCAAGATCCTCGAGAAGCAAGTCGATGCGGGCGCCCAAGGCGAACTGGTCGATCAATATCTCAAAGACGTAGGTAAGAAGTCATGA
- a CDS encoding F0F1 ATP synthase subunit delta, producing MSRGTVVAKRYARALFDLASEQDAVAGTENELKLVADAIEANADLRVFLSAPNITLDKKIALLRSTFGDNVSQIVLNTVSLLVERGRETEIPSVLDAYMSVAGGVLGRADAVVTSAKPLTPEQSEEIATSFAAVIGKKVRVIGEVDESLIGGITVRIGDTLYDGSLRGKLNRLSKELQTSL from the coding sequence ATGAGCCGCGGCACGGTCGTAGCCAAACGATACGCCAGAGCGCTCTTCGATCTGGCGAGCGAGCAAGACGCGGTAGCCGGCACGGAGAACGAACTGAAGCTGGTCGCGGACGCGATCGAAGCGAACGCGGACTTGCGCGTTTTTCTGTCGGCCCCGAACATCACGCTGGACAAGAAAATCGCGCTGCTGCGCAGCACGTTCGGCGACAACGTCTCCCAGATCGTGCTGAACACGGTCAGCCTGCTGGTCGAACGCGGTCGCGAGACCGAGATTCCGTCCGTGCTGGACGCGTACATGTCGGTCGCCGGAGGCGTCCTCGGACGCGCCGACGCCGTGGTCACCTCGGCCAAGCCGCTCACGCCCGAACAATCCGAAGAGATCGCGACTAGCTTCGCCGCGGTCATCGGCAAAAAGGTTCGCGTTATCGGCGAGGTCGACGAGTCGCTGATCGGCGGCATTACGGTCCGCATCGGCGACACGCTCTACGACGGCAGCCTGCGCGGCAAGCTGAACCGTCTGTCCAAAGAACTTCAAACGAGTCTGTAA
- the atpA gene encoding F0F1 ATP synthase subunit alpha — MSIRPEEISTLIKQQIQNYQSDIQVVDVGTVITVGDGVARVHGLEKAMAGELLEFSNGVVGMALNLEEDNVGVVILGPYTGIREGDQVKRTGRIMEVPVGEAMLGRVVNALGQPVDGNGPIATTKFRPIESPAPGVMARKSVFEPMQTGIKAIDAMIPIGRGQRELIIGDRQTGKTTIAIDTIVNQKGNGVICIYVAIGQKQSTVRTVVESLRRQGALDYTIVVTASASEPSPLLYIAPYTGCAMGEEFMYNGKHVLIIYDDLTKQAAAYRELSLLLRRPPGREAYPGDVFYLHSRLLERAAKLNDELGGGSLTALPFIETQAGDISAYIPTNVISITDGQIFLESDLFYSGQRPAVNVGNSVSRVGSSAQTKAMKKVAGTLKTDLAQYRELAAFAAFGSDLDKVTQSRLDRGIRTLEILKQGINVPMPLERQVVSLYLVTKGHADSVPVQDVRRFESEFLSYLDAQRPEILASIRDTKDILPDNDKALVEAIGAFKKSFATTA, encoded by the coding sequence TTGAGTATCCGTCCTGAAGAAATCAGCACGCTGATCAAGCAGCAGATTCAGAACTATCAATCCGATATCCAAGTCGTTGACGTCGGTACCGTCATCACGGTCGGCGACGGCGTCGCTCGCGTCCACGGATTGGAAAAAGCGATGGCCGGCGAGCTGCTTGAATTCTCGAACGGCGTCGTGGGCATGGCCCTCAACCTCGAAGAAGACAACGTCGGTGTCGTCATCTTGGGCCCGTACACCGGCATTCGCGAAGGCGACCAAGTCAAGCGTACCGGCCGCATCATGGAAGTGCCGGTCGGCGAAGCGATGCTCGGCCGCGTAGTCAACGCACTGGGTCAGCCGGTCGACGGCAACGGTCCGATCGCAACGACGAAGTTCCGCCCGATCGAATCCCCGGCTCCGGGCGTTATGGCCCGTAAGTCCGTATTCGAGCCGATGCAAACCGGCATCAAGGCAATCGACGCGATGATCCCGATCGGCCGCGGCCAACGGGAACTCATCATCGGCGACCGCCAGACCGGCAAGACGACGATCGCGATCGATACGATCGTCAACCAAAAGGGCAATGGCGTTATTTGTATCTACGTCGCCATCGGCCAGAAGCAATCGACCGTCCGTACAGTCGTTGAGTCCCTCCGCCGTCAAGGCGCGCTGGACTACACGATCGTCGTTACGGCGAGCGCATCCGAGCCGTCCCCGCTGCTCTACATCGCGCCTTACACCGGCTGCGCCATGGGCGAAGAATTCATGTACAACGGCAAGCACGTCCTGATCATCTATGATGACTTGACCAAGCAAGCCGCAGCATATCGCGAGCTGTCCCTGTTGCTCCGCCGTCCTCCGGGCCGCGAAGCTTATCCGGGCGACGTATTCTACCTGCACTCCCGTCTGCTGGAGCGCGCAGCCAAGCTGAACGACGAGCTCGGCGGCGGATCGCTCACCGCGCTGCCGTTCATCGAGACCCAAGCCGGCGACATCTCGGCTTACATCCCGACGAACGTCATCTCGATCACCGACGGTCAGATCTTCCTCGAGTCCGACCTGTTCTACTCCGGTCAGCGTCCGGCCGTCAACGTCGGTAACTCGGTATCCCGCGTAGGTTCGTCCGCGCAGACGAAGGCGATGAAGAAGGTCGCGGGCACGCTCAAGACCGACCTCGCCCAATACCGCGAGCTGGCTGCGTTCGCAGCGTTCGGTTCCGACCTTGACAAGGTCACGCAATCCCGTCTCGACCGCGGTATCCGCACCCTCGAGATTCTGAAGCAAGGCATCAACGTACCGATGCCGCTGGAGCGCCAAGTCGTCTCCCTGTACCTGGTCACCAAAGGCCACGCCGACAGCGTGCCGGTACAAGACGTTCGCCGCTTCGAATCCGAGTTCCTGAGCTATCTGGATGCGCAGCGCCCCGAGATCCTGGCGTCCATCCGCGATACGAAGGATATTTTGCCCGATAACGACAAGGCGCTCGTCGAAGCGATCGGCGCCTTCAAGAAGAGCTTCGCTACGACCGCTTAA
- the atpG gene encoding ATP synthase F1 subunit gamma, giving the protein MAKGMREIKRQIKSTQNMKQITKAMELVAAANLKRAQNAALAGRPYADKLKEVVSSIAGGGGSVKHPMLQTREVKKTAYVIFTSDRGLAGGLNSGLLKKFVDTLKSKHKSKAEYDLFVIGRKGRDYLKRRDYAIVQDVIGVPDSPKFADVKAIAAAAVGGFEQGTYDEVHLVYNRFINALTQLPTVKQLLPLDASALGATKQAGPSAGYEYEPSPEAVLDVLLPKYAETLVYSALLENKASEFGSRMTAMSNATKNATKRINELTLTYNRARQAAITQEIAEIVGGANALS; this is encoded by the coding sequence ATGGCTAAAGGGATGCGCGAGATTAAGCGTCAGATCAAGAGCACGCAGAACATGAAGCAGATCACCAAGGCGATGGAGCTCGTCGCGGCGGCGAACCTCAAGCGCGCGCAGAATGCGGCGCTCGCGGGCCGGCCTTATGCCGACAAGCTCAAGGAAGTCGTCTCGAGCATTGCAGGCGGCGGCGGCAGCGTCAAGCACCCGATGCTCCAAACCCGAGAGGTGAAGAAGACTGCATATGTGATCTTTACGTCCGACCGCGGTCTGGCCGGCGGTCTCAACAGCGGTCTGCTCAAGAAGTTCGTGGACACGCTCAAGAGCAAGCACAAGTCCAAGGCGGAGTACGATCTGTTCGTCATCGGACGCAAAGGCCGCGACTACCTGAAACGCCGCGATTACGCGATCGTCCAGGACGTCATCGGCGTGCCCGACTCGCCGAAGTTCGCCGACGTGAAGGCAATCGCGGCGGCGGCCGTAGGCGGGTTCGAGCAAGGGACGTACGACGAGGTCCATCTCGTCTACAACCGGTTCATCAACGCGCTTACGCAACTGCCGACGGTCAAGCAATTGCTGCCGCTGGACGCTTCTGCGCTCGGCGCGACGAAGCAAGCCGGACCGAGCGCAGGCTACGAATACGAGCCGTCTCCGGAAGCGGTGCTGGACGTCCTGCTGCCGAAGTACGCGGAAACCCTGGTCTACAGCGCGCTGCTGGAGAACAAGGCGAGCGAGTTCGGTTCGCGGATGACGGCAATGAGCAACGCGACCAAGAACGCCACCAAACGGATCAACGAGCTGACCCTGACGTACAACCGCGCACGTCAAGCGGCCATTACGCAGGAAATCGCTGAGATCGTCGGCGGCGCAAACGCATTGAGCTAA
- the atpD gene encoding F0F1 ATP synthase subunit beta, with the protein MSKGRIVQVTGPVVDIEFDNGHLPDILNAIQIHQTGEREVKLTVEVAQHLGDNMVRTVAMSSTDGLIRGTEAVDTGAPITVPVGPATLGRVFNVLGDPIDNAGTVDRTIANPIHRQAPPFEELSTSQEILETGIKVIDLMAPYAKGGKVGLFGGAGVGKTVTMQELIHNIAQEHGGISVFAGVGERTREGNDLYHEMSDSGVIAKTAMVFGQMNEPPGARLRVALTGLTMAEYFRDEEGRDVLLFVDNIFRFTQAGSEVSALLGRMPSAVGYQPTLATEMGQLQERITSTKKGSVTSIQAIYVPADDYTDPAPATAFAHLDSTTNLERNIAAMGIFPAVDPLASSSRVLAPEVVGEEHYAVAQGVKKLLQRYKELLDIIAILGMDELSEDDKLVVLRARRVQLFLSQPLHVAEAFNGMPGVYVPVKDTVRSFKEILEGKHDDLPEPAFHNVGSIEGAVEKAKKLAQGL; encoded by the coding sequence ATGAGCAAGGGGCGCATTGTCCAGGTCACGGGCCCGGTCGTCGACATCGAGTTCGACAACGGCCATCTGCCGGACATCCTCAACGCAATCCAAATTCATCAGACCGGCGAACGCGAAGTCAAGCTGACGGTCGAAGTCGCGCAGCATCTGGGCGACAACATGGTCCGCACGGTCGCCATGTCTTCGACGGACGGTCTCATCCGCGGTACGGAAGCCGTCGATACAGGCGCGCCGATCACGGTACCGGTCGGACCGGCGACGCTCGGCCGCGTATTTAACGTGCTGGGCGACCCGATCGACAACGCCGGTACGGTCGACCGCACGATCGCGAATCCGATTCACCGCCAGGCGCCTCCTTTCGAAGAGCTCTCCACCTCGCAAGAGATCCTGGAGACGGGCATTAAGGTCATCGACCTGATGGCGCCTTACGCCAAGGGCGGTAAGGTCGGCCTCTTCGGCGGCGCAGGCGTCGGCAAGACGGTTACGATGCAAGAGCTCATCCACAACATCGCTCAGGAGCACGGCGGTATCTCCGTATTCGCAGGCGTAGGCGAGCGTACGCGCGAAGGTAACGACTTGTACCACGAAATGAGCGACTCCGGCGTTATCGCGAAGACCGCAATGGTGTTCGGCCAAATGAACGAGCCTCCGGGCGCGCGTCTGCGCGTCGCGCTGACGGGTCTGACGATGGCCGAGTACTTCCGCGACGAAGAAGGACGCGACGTACTGCTGTTCGTCGACAACATCTTCCGCTTCACGCAAGCCGGCTCCGAAGTATCCGCCCTCCTTGGCCGGATGCCGTCCGCGGTAGGTTACCAGCCGACGCTGGCTACCGAAATGGGTCAACTGCAAGAACGGATCACCTCGACGAAGAAGGGTTCCGTTACCTCGATCCAAGCGATCTACGTACCGGCGGACGATTATACCGACCCGGCTCCGGCTACGGCGTTCGCTCACTTGGACTCGACGACGAACCTCGAGCGGAACATCGCGGCGATGGGTATCTTCCCGGCCGTCGACCCGCTGGCATCGTCCTCCCGCGTTCTGGCGCCGGAAGTCGTCGGCGAAGAGCACTATGCCGTCGCGCAAGGCGTCAAGAAGCTGCTTCAACGCTATAAGGAACTGCTCGATATCATCGCTATCCTCGGTATGGACGAACTGTCCGAGGACGACAAGCTCGTCGTTCTGCGCGCGCGTCGCGTCCAACTGTTCCTGTCCCAGCCGCTGCACGTTGCCGAAGCCTTCAACGGCATGCCTGGCGTATACGTGCCGGTTAAAGATACCGTTCGCAGCTTCAAAGAGATCCTTGAAGGGAAGCATGACGATCTTCCGGAACCGGCGTTCCATAATGTCGGCTCGATTGAAGGCGCAGTCGAGAAGGCGAAGAAGCTCGCTCAAGGGCTCTAA
- a CDS encoding F0F1 ATP synthase subunit epsilon, with translation MSTLRLEIVTPERTVYDKDVNMVVARGVDGDLGIMPHHIPLVTPLKIAPVKAKIGNTDEFIAVHGGFMEVRKDKVVILAESAELGGDIDVHRAQQAKERAQDRLNHKQTEVDHKRAEAALQRALTRIRVGGGE, from the coding sequence ATGAGCACCTTACGTTTGGAGATCGTCACCCCCGAGCGGACTGTCTATGACAAGGACGTCAACATGGTTGTCGCCCGCGGCGTGGACGGGGATCTGGGCATCATGCCGCATCACATCCCGCTGGTGACGCCGCTCAAGATCGCGCCTGTCAAGGCGAAGATCGGGAACACCGATGAGTTTATCGCGGTTCACGGCGGCTTCATGGAAGTCCGCAAGGATAAGGTCGTCATCCTGGCCGAATCCGCGGAGCTCGGCGGCGACATCGACGTCCACCGTGCGCAGCAAGCCAAGGAGCGCGCGCAGGACCGTTTGAACCACAAGCAAACCGAGGTCGACCACAAACGGGCCGAGGCTGCGCTGCAGCGCGCGCTCACCCGGATTCGGGTCGGCGGCGGAGAATAG
- a CDS encoding YpdA family putative bacillithiol disulfide reductase, whose amino-acid sequence MEDIVIVGAGPCGLSAAAELQDKGYNPLIFEKENVGYSISRYPVNMQFFSTAPMLEIAGVPFITPNDKPSRLEALNYYRIVSERRELRIRRYEAVTAVERDGDAFRVMSVGRSGQPAITHARKVVIATGYFDHPNRIGIPGEDHAHVSHFFTEAHPYAGTRVVVIGGSNSAVDAALEMERVGAKVTVVYRGESVSANIKPWVRPIFDSYAAKGRIDLRLQSRVVEIGYDQVTIESVRAADSADGRPEAVKETLPADFVLALTGFRPDRAFLRSMGVEAPDGIIPPTHDPETMETNVPGLYLAGVVSTGRDANEIFIESGRYHGRKIAEHLASLRTV is encoded by the coding sequence ATGGAAGATATCGTCATCGTAGGAGCCGGGCCTTGCGGTCTGTCTGCCGCGGCCGAACTGCAGGACAAGGGCTACAACCCGTTAATATTCGAAAAGGAAAATGTCGGGTATTCGATCTCCCGTTACCCGGTCAATATGCAGTTTTTCAGCACGGCGCCGATGCTTGAGATCGCGGGCGTGCCGTTTATCACGCCGAACGACAAGCCATCCCGCCTGGAGGCGCTGAATTATTATCGCATCGTATCCGAGAGACGGGAGCTGCGGATTCGCCGCTATGAAGCCGTCACCGCCGTCGAACGGGACGGCGACGCGTTCCGCGTCATGTCGGTGGGCAGATCCGGGCAGCCTGCCATTACGCATGCCCGCAAGGTCGTCATCGCGACCGGGTACTTCGACCATCCGAACCGGATCGGCATTCCGGGCGAGGATCACGCGCATGTGAGCCATTTTTTCACCGAAGCGCATCCGTACGCGGGGACGCGTGTCGTCGTTATCGGCGGCAGCAACTCCGCCGTCGACGCGGCGCTGGAGATGGAGCGCGTAGGCGCGAAGGTGACGGTGGTGTACCGGGGAGAATCGGTATCCGCCAACATTAAGCCTTGGGTGCGCCCGATTTTCGACAGCTATGCGGCAAAAGGGCGAATCGATCTGCGGCTTCAGAGCCGAGTCGTGGAGATCGGCTACGACCAGGTCACGATAGAAAGCGTGCGCGCTGCGGATTCGGCTGACGGCCGGCCAGAGGCCGTCAAGGAAACGCTGCCTGCAGACTTCGTGCTGGCGCTGACGGGTTTTCGTCCGGATCGGGCTTTCCTGCGGTCGATGGGCGTCGAGGCGCCGGATGGGATCATCCCGCCGACGCACGATCCGGAGACGATGGAGACCAACGTACCCGGACTCTACCTCGCAGGCGTCGTCTCGACGGGCCGCGATGCCAACGAAATCTTTATCGAAAGCGGACGTTATCACGGTCGTAAAATCGCGGAGCACCTGGCCTCTTTGCGGACGGTTTAG
- a CDS encoding Dps family protein: MPKIQNNLNQNLADWSVIYFKLHHFHWYVKGPHFQTLHLKFEELYDFAALSLDEVAERILSIGGKPASTMKEYLSLTKVKEGGDETKDVDMVKAVIDDFILLTNGLNETLELADEAGDAPTADLLTKQVEALQKHIWMLSATAGINVPTKVKA, from the coding sequence ATGCCTAAGATCCAGAACAATCTCAATCAAAATCTGGCGGACTGGAGCGTCATTTACTTTAAGCTGCATCACTTCCACTGGTACGTGAAGGGGCCGCACTTCCAGACGCTTCACTTAAAGTTCGAAGAGCTGTACGACTTCGCGGCGCTCTCGCTGGACGAGGTGGCTGAGCGTATCCTCTCGATCGGCGGCAAGCCGGCTTCCACGATGAAGGAATACCTGTCGCTCACGAAGGTGAAGGAAGGCGGCGACGAGACGAAGGACGTCGACATGGTCAAGGCCGTCATCGACGACTTTATCCTGCTGACCAACGGATTGAACGAAACGCTGGAGCTGGCCGACGAAGCCGGCGACGCGCCGACGGCGGACTTGCTCACGAAGCAAGTCGAAGCGCTGCAGAAGCACATCTGGATGCTGAGCGCGACAGCCGGAATCAACGTGCCGACCAAAGTGAAGGCTTAA